A genome region from Labilibaculum antarcticum includes the following:
- the clpB gene encoding ATP-dependent chaperone ClpB — translation MNYNNFTIKSQQAVEKAFQIASGKQQQAVDTGHLLKGVLVEGENITNFLLKKLGVNVQNFTLVVDQIIESYPKVTGGEPYLSREASGALQSATDISKKMGDQFVSLEHILLGLLKGKDQISNLLKDNQINEKDLTAAINELRKGAKVDSQTAEDTFNSLRRFAIDLNERARNGKLDPVIGRDEEIRRILQILSRRTKNNPILIGEPGVGKTAIAEGLAHRIVKGDVPDNLKNKQVFSLDMGALIAGAKYKGEFEERLKSVVKEVEQSDGNIVLFIDEIHTLIGAGKGEGAMDAANILKPALARGDLRAIGATTLDEYQKYFEKDKALERRFQKVMVNEPDTLSAISILRGLKERYENHHKVQIKDEAIIAAVELSQRYISDRFLPDKAIDLIDEAAAKLRLEMNSLPEELDEIERRIKQLEIERMAIQREGDKKKLEDLSREIAELNDERNRLRSKWEAEREVIDGIQKNKEELENLKYEAEKAEREGDYARVAEIRYGRVQEVEKDIERLNEQLKVNQNSDAMIKEEVGSEDIAYVVSRWTGIPVNRMLKSERQKLLGLETELHKRVVGQEEAISAVADAVRRSRAGLQDVKRPIGSFIFLGTTGVGKTELAKALAEFLFDNENYMTRIDMSEYQERHSVSRLIGAPPGYVGYDEGGQLTEAVRRKPYSVVLLDEIEKAHPDVFNILLQVLDDGRLTDNKGRVVDFKNTIIIMTSNVGSYLIQEKIANMNSKNRGELIWEARNEVLDLLKKTIRPEFLNRIDETIVFTPLDREEVKQIVRLQFEMVKSMLLKNEISIELSEKAVNYLGNAGFDPQFGARPIKRVLQREVLNELSKQILSESIAPNQKILIDAEDGELVFRNL, via the coding sequence ATGAACTACAATAATTTCACAATTAAATCGCAACAGGCAGTTGAAAAAGCATTTCAAATTGCTTCAGGAAAACAACAGCAGGCAGTTGATACAGGACATCTTTTAAAGGGAGTTCTGGTTGAGGGAGAGAATATTACCAATTTTCTTTTGAAGAAGTTAGGGGTTAACGTACAAAACTTTACATTGGTGGTCGATCAGATCATTGAAAGCTATCCAAAAGTAACAGGAGGGGAACCTTATTTATCAAGAGAGGCTTCGGGCGCTTTGCAATCAGCAACTGATATCTCGAAGAAAATGGGCGATCAATTTGTTTCTCTTGAGCATATATTGTTGGGACTCTTAAAAGGGAAGGATCAAATTTCAAACCTGCTTAAGGACAATCAAATTAATGAGAAAGATCTTACTGCGGCTATCAATGAATTACGAAAAGGAGCAAAGGTTGATTCTCAAACGGCAGAGGATACATTTAATTCTTTACGAAGATTTGCCATTGATTTAAATGAACGGGCCCGAAACGGGAAATTAGATCCTGTAATTGGGCGCGATGAGGAAATCCGGAGAATCCTGCAGATTTTATCGCGAAGAACGAAAAATAACCCGATTCTAATTGGAGAACCTGGTGTTGGGAAAACTGCAATAGCCGAAGGATTGGCTCATCGTATTGTTAAGGGCGATGTCCCGGATAATTTGAAAAACAAACAGGTTTTTTCCCTGGATATGGGTGCATTGATTGCAGGAGCAAAATACAAAGGTGAATTCGAGGAGCGTTTAAAATCAGTAGTGAAAGAAGTTGAGCAATCGGATGGCAATATTGTGTTGTTCATTGATGAAATTCATACTTTAATTGGTGCAGGAAAAGGCGAAGGTGCCATGGATGCTGCCAATATTTTAAAACCAGCATTGGCTCGTGGAGATTTGCGGGCAATTGGGGCTACTACTTTAGATGAATATCAGAAATACTTCGAAAAGGATAAAGCTTTAGAGAGGCGTTTTCAAAAGGTAATGGTGAATGAACCCGATACTTTAAGTGCAATATCCATTCTTCGTGGATTGAAAGAGAGGTACGAGAATCATCATAAAGTACAGATTAAGGATGAGGCTATTATTGCTGCTGTTGAGTTATCTCAAAGATATATTTCAGATCGGTTTTTACCGGATAAGGCCATTGATTTGATTGATGAGGCTGCAGCGAAATTACGTTTGGAAATGAATTCATTGCCCGAAGAGTTGGATGAGATTGAAAGACGTATCAAGCAGCTGGAAATTGAGCGGATGGCAATTCAGAGGGAAGGTGATAAAAAGAAGTTAGAAGATTTATCGCGGGAAATTGCCGAGTTGAATGATGAACGAAATCGTCTTCGGTCAAAATGGGAAGCTGAACGCGAAGTAATTGATGGCATTCAAAAGAATAAGGAGGAATTGGAAAATCTGAAGTACGAGGCCGAAAAAGCAGAGCGTGAAGGTGATTATGCCAGGGTTGCAGAAATACGTTATGGCAGAGTTCAGGAGGTTGAAAAAGATATTGAGCGTTTGAATGAACAACTGAAAGTCAATCAGAATTCAGATGCCATGATTAAAGAGGAGGTTGGAAGTGAAGATATTGCTTATGTAGTATCTCGCTGGACTGGAATTCCTGTAAACAGAATGCTGAAGAGTGAAAGACAAAAATTGCTTGGCTTGGAAACAGAACTTCATAAACGAGTGGTAGGACAAGAGGAAGCAATTTCGGCTGTTGCCGATGCTGTTCGAAGAAGTAGAGCGGGTTTGCAGGATGTGAAAAGGCCAATTGGTTCATTCATCTTTTTGGGAACAACGGGAGTAGGGAAAACAGAATTGGCAAAAGCATTGGCCGAATTTTTGTTTGATAATGAAAACTACATGACTCGAATTGACATGTCGGAATATCAGGAACGTCACTCAGTTTCAAGATTGATTGGGGCTCCTCCGGGATATGTTGGGTATGATGAAGGTGGACAATTAACCGAAGCTGTTCGTAGAAAGCCATATTCTGTTGTTTTATTGGATGAGATTGAAAAAGCACATCCTGATGTTTTCAATATTCTTTTGCAAGTATTGGATGACGGACGACTTACGGATAACAAAGGACGAGTTGTTGATTTCAAGAATACGATTATCATCATGACTTCAAATGTAGGTTCTTACCTGATTCAGGAAAAAATTGCGAACATGAACTCAAAAAATAGGGGGGAATTAATATGGGAAGCCCGAAATGAAGTTCTCGATTTGTTGAAAAAGACCATTCGTCCTGAATTTTTAAATCGAATTGATGAAACCATTGTATTTACTCCTTTAGATAGGGAAGAGGTGAAGCAAATTGTTCGCTTGCAATTCGAAATGGTAAAGAGCATGCTCTTAAAAAATGAGATTAGTATTGAATTGAGCGAAAAGGCAGTCAATTATCTTGGAAATGCAGGCTTTGATCCCCAGTTCGGTGCCCGTCCAATTAAAAGGGTACTGCAAAGGGAGGTTCTTAATGAACTTTCAAAACAAATTTTGTCGGAAAGCATTGCTCCTAATCAGAAGATTTTAATTGATGCCGAGGACGGTGAATTAGTTTTTCGAAATTTGTAA